A window of the Gossypium hirsutum isolate 1008001.06 chromosome A05, Gossypium_hirsutum_v2.1, whole genome shotgun sequence genome harbors these coding sequences:
- the LOC121229447 gene encoding uncharacterized protein, with protein sequence MLEAMESSVNGDGFSQLQSYGDSSEEELSVLPRHTKVVVTGNNRTKSVLVGLQGVVKKAVGLGGWHWLVLTNGIEVKLQRNALSVIEAPTGNEEDDDIEFENVQWNGSDMASDDTQKSHRSRHRAHKSSGSCHKTMSRSLSCDSQLKGTVSTSRGSMKVDLSKLEIAALWRYWRHFNLVDTIPNPSKEQLVDVVQRHFMSQQMDELQVIVGFVHAAKRLKTVCK encoded by the exons atgCTGGAGGCAATGGAGAGTTCCGTCAATGGCGATGGTTTCTCCCAGTTACAGAGCTATGGAGACAGTAGCGAAGAAGAGCTGTCGGTATTACCCCGTCATACTAAGGTGGTCGTGACTGGCAATAACCGTACTAAATCGGTGCTCGTTGGTCTGCAAGGCGTGGTCAAGAAGGCTGTTGGACTTGGCGGGTGGCATTGGCTG GTTCTTACCAATGGCATAGAAGTAAAACTACAGAGAAATGCCCTCAGTGTAATCGAAGCTCCTACTGGTAATGAAGAAGACGACGACATCGAATTTGAAAACGTGCAATGGAATGGATCAGACATGG CATCTGATGACACTCAAAAGTCTCACAGATCAAGGCATAGAGCGCATAAATCGTCTGGGTCTTGTCACAAGACGATGAGTAGGTCTCTTTCTTGTGACTCGCAGTTGAAAGGGACTGTTTCTACATCGCGTGGGTCcatg AAAGTTGACCTCAGCAAACTAGAGATTGCTGCTTTATGGAGATATTGGCGACACTTCAATCTT GTAGATACTATTCCCAATCCATCAAAAGAGCAACTAGTTGATGTCGTTCAAAGGCATTTCATGTCGCAG CAAATGGATGAGCTGCAGGTAATTGTGGGATTTGTTCACGCAGCTAAGAGATTGAAGACGGTTTGTAAATGA